The following coding sequences lie in one Pseudorca crassidens isolate mPseCra1 chromosome 2, mPseCra1.hap1, whole genome shotgun sequence genomic window:
- the MED8 gene encoding mediator of RNA polymerase II transcription subunit 8 isoform X1, with amino-acid sequence MPTEQREEKQLEASLDALLSQVADLKNSLGSFIYKLENEYDRLTWPSVLDSFALLSGQLNTLNKVLKHEKTPLFRNQVIIPLVLSPDRDEDLMRQTEGRVPVFSHEVVPDHLRTKPDPEVEEQEKQLTTDAARIGADAAQKQIQSLNKMCSNLLEKISKEEREAESGGLRPNKQTFNPADTNALVAAVAFGKGLSNWRPSGSSGPGQPGQPGAGTILAGASGLQQVQMSGAPSQQQPMLSGVQMAQAGQPGKMPSGIKTNIKSASMHPYQRPRSRTYPDLILLHVCGELMDTRSWTAQLCLKACAYFMLPETVTASVSLEACCLRRPSCPDSILAISPSCR; translated from the exons ATGCCGACAGAACAG AGGGAGGAGAAGCAGCTTGAGGCATCATTAGATGCACTGCTGAGTCAAGTGGCTGATCTGAAGAATTCGCTGGGGAGTTTCATTTACAAGTTGGAGAATGAATATGACCGGCTGACCTG GCCATCTGTCCTGGACAGCTTTGCCTTGCTCTCTGGACAGTTGAACACTCTGAACAAGGTCTTGAAGCATGAAAAGACACCACTGTTCCGTAACCAGGTCATCATCCCTCTGGTGTTGTCCCCAGACCGAGATGAAGATCTCATG AGGCAGACTGAAGGACGGGTACCTGTTTTTAGCCATGAGGTGGTCCCTGACCATCTGAGAACCAAGCCTGACCCTGAGGTAGAAGAGCAAGAGAAGCAGCTGACAACGGATGCTGCCCGCATTGGTGCTGATGCAGCTCAG AAGCAGATCCAGAGCTTGAATAAAATGTGCTCAAACCTTCTGGAGAAAATCAGCAAAGAGGAACGAGAAGCGGAGAGTGGAG GTCTCCGGCCGAACAAGCAGACCTTTAACCCAGCAGACACCAATGCATTAGTGGCAGCTGTTGCCTTTGGGAAGGGGCTGTCTAATTGGAGGCCTTCAGGCAGCAGTGGTCCTGGCCAGCCGGGCCAGCCAGGAGCTGGGACAATCCTCGCAGGAGCCTCAGGATTACAGCAGGTGCAGATGTCAGGAGCTCCGAGTCAGCAGCAGCCAATGCTCAGTGGGGTGCAGATGGCCCAAGCAGGTCAACCAG GGAAAATGCCAAGTGGAATAAAAACCAACATCAAGTCGGCTTCCATGCATCCCTACCAGCG TCCTCGATCCAGAACTTATCCTGATCTGATCCTGCTTCATGTCTGTGGTGAGCTGATGGACACAAGATCATGGACCGCTCAGCTCTGTTTGAAAGCCTGTGCTTATTTCATGCTGCCAGAAACGGTGACAGCCTCTGTGTCCTTAGAGGCCTGCTGTCTCCGCAGGCCTTCCTGCCCAGATTCCATCCTGGCCATCTCTCCAAGCTGCAGGTGA
- the MED8 gene encoding mediator of RNA polymerase II transcription subunit 8 isoform X3 has product MPTEQREEKQLEASLDALLSQVADLKNSLGSFIYKLENEYDRLTWPSVLDSFALLSGQLNTLNKVLKHEKTPLFRNQVIIPLVLSPDRDEDLMRQTEGRVPVFSHEVVPDHLRTKPDPEVEEQEKQLTTDAARIGADAAQKQIQSLNKMCSNLLEKISKEEREAESGGLRPNKQTFNPADTNALVAAVAFGKGLSNWRPSGSSGPGQPGQPGAGTILAGASGLQQVQMSGAPSQQQPMLSGVQMAQAGQPGKMPSGIKTNIKSASMHPYQRS; this is encoded by the exons ATGCCGACAGAACAG AGGGAGGAGAAGCAGCTTGAGGCATCATTAGATGCACTGCTGAGTCAAGTGGCTGATCTGAAGAATTCGCTGGGGAGTTTCATTTACAAGTTGGAGAATGAATATGACCGGCTGACCTG GCCATCTGTCCTGGACAGCTTTGCCTTGCTCTCTGGACAGTTGAACACTCTGAACAAGGTCTTGAAGCATGAAAAGACACCACTGTTCCGTAACCAGGTCATCATCCCTCTGGTGTTGTCCCCAGACCGAGATGAAGATCTCATG AGGCAGACTGAAGGACGGGTACCTGTTTTTAGCCATGAGGTGGTCCCTGACCATCTGAGAACCAAGCCTGACCCTGAGGTAGAAGAGCAAGAGAAGCAGCTGACAACGGATGCTGCCCGCATTGGTGCTGATGCAGCTCAG AAGCAGATCCAGAGCTTGAATAAAATGTGCTCAAACCTTCTGGAGAAAATCAGCAAAGAGGAACGAGAAGCGGAGAGTGGAG GTCTCCGGCCGAACAAGCAGACCTTTAACCCAGCAGACACCAATGCATTAGTGGCAGCTGTTGCCTTTGGGAAGGGGCTGTCTAATTGGAGGCCTTCAGGCAGCAGTGGTCCTGGCCAGCCGGGCCAGCCAGGAGCTGGGACAATCCTCGCAGGAGCCTCAGGATTACAGCAGGTGCAGATGTCAGGAGCTCCGAGTCAGCAGCAGCCAATGCTCAGTGGGGTGCAGATGGCCCAAGCAGGTCAACCAG GGAAAATGCCAAGTGGAATAAAAACCAACATCAAGTCGGCTTCCATGCATCCCTACCAGCG
- the MED8 gene encoding mediator of RNA polymerase II transcription subunit 8 isoform X2 gives MQREEKQLEASLDALLSQVADLKNSLGSFIYKLENEYDRLTWPSVLDSFALLSGQLNTLNKVLKHEKTPLFRNQVIIPLVLSPDRDEDLMRQTEGRVPVFSHEVVPDHLRTKPDPEVEEQEKQLTTDAARIGADAAQKQIQSLNKMCSNLLEKISKEEREAESGGLRPNKQTFNPADTNALVAAVAFGKGLSNWRPSGSSGPGQPGQPGAGTILAGASGLQQVQMSGAPSQQQPMLSGVQMAQAGQPGKMPSGIKTNIKSASMHPYQRPRSRTYPDLILLHVCGELMDTRSWTAQLCLKACAYFMLPETVTASVSLEACCLRRPSCPDSILAISPSCR, from the exons ATGCAG AGGGAGGAGAAGCAGCTTGAGGCATCATTAGATGCACTGCTGAGTCAAGTGGCTGATCTGAAGAATTCGCTGGGGAGTTTCATTTACAAGTTGGAGAATGAATATGACCGGCTGACCTG GCCATCTGTCCTGGACAGCTTTGCCTTGCTCTCTGGACAGTTGAACACTCTGAACAAGGTCTTGAAGCATGAAAAGACACCACTGTTCCGTAACCAGGTCATCATCCCTCTGGTGTTGTCCCCAGACCGAGATGAAGATCTCATG AGGCAGACTGAAGGACGGGTACCTGTTTTTAGCCATGAGGTGGTCCCTGACCATCTGAGAACCAAGCCTGACCCTGAGGTAGAAGAGCAAGAGAAGCAGCTGACAACGGATGCTGCCCGCATTGGTGCTGATGCAGCTCAG AAGCAGATCCAGAGCTTGAATAAAATGTGCTCAAACCTTCTGGAGAAAATCAGCAAAGAGGAACGAGAAGCGGAGAGTGGAG GTCTCCGGCCGAACAAGCAGACCTTTAACCCAGCAGACACCAATGCATTAGTGGCAGCTGTTGCCTTTGGGAAGGGGCTGTCTAATTGGAGGCCTTCAGGCAGCAGTGGTCCTGGCCAGCCGGGCCAGCCAGGAGCTGGGACAATCCTCGCAGGAGCCTCAGGATTACAGCAGGTGCAGATGTCAGGAGCTCCGAGTCAGCAGCAGCCAATGCTCAGTGGGGTGCAGATGGCCCAAGCAGGTCAACCAG GGAAAATGCCAAGTGGAATAAAAACCAACATCAAGTCGGCTTCCATGCATCCCTACCAGCG TCCTCGATCCAGAACTTATCCTGATCTGATCCTGCTTCATGTCTGTGGTGAGCTGATGGACACAAGATCATGGACCGCTCAGCTCTGTTTGAAAGCCTGTGCTTATTTCATGCTGCCAGAAACGGTGACAGCCTCTGTGTCCTTAGAGGCCTGCTGTCTCCGCAGGCCTTCCTGCCCAGATTCCATCCTGGCCATCTCTCCAAGCTGCAGGTGA
- the MED8 gene encoding mediator of RNA polymerase II transcription subunit 8 isoform X4, translating to MPTEQREEKQLEASLDALLSQVADLKNSLGSFIYKLENEYDRLTWPSVLDSFALLSGQLNTLNKVLKHEKTPLFRNQVIIPLVLSPDRDEDLMRQTEGRVPVFSHEVVPDHLRTKPDPEVEEQEKQLTTDAARIGADAAQKQIQSLNKMCSNLLEKISKEEREAESGGLRPNKQTFNPADTNALVAAVAFGKGLSNWRPSGSSGPGQPGQPGAGTILAGASGLQQVQMSGAPSQQQPMLSGVQMAQAGQPGKMPSGIKTNIKSASMHPYQR from the exons ATGCCGACAGAACAG AGGGAGGAGAAGCAGCTTGAGGCATCATTAGATGCACTGCTGAGTCAAGTGGCTGATCTGAAGAATTCGCTGGGGAGTTTCATTTACAAGTTGGAGAATGAATATGACCGGCTGACCTG GCCATCTGTCCTGGACAGCTTTGCCTTGCTCTCTGGACAGTTGAACACTCTGAACAAGGTCTTGAAGCATGAAAAGACACCACTGTTCCGTAACCAGGTCATCATCCCTCTGGTGTTGTCCCCAGACCGAGATGAAGATCTCATG AGGCAGACTGAAGGACGGGTACCTGTTTTTAGCCATGAGGTGGTCCCTGACCATCTGAGAACCAAGCCTGACCCTGAGGTAGAAGAGCAAGAGAAGCAGCTGACAACGGATGCTGCCCGCATTGGTGCTGATGCAGCTCAG AAGCAGATCCAGAGCTTGAATAAAATGTGCTCAAACCTTCTGGAGAAAATCAGCAAAGAGGAACGAGAAGCGGAGAGTGGAG GTCTCCGGCCGAACAAGCAGACCTTTAACCCAGCAGACACCAATGCATTAGTGGCAGCTGTTGCCTTTGGGAAGGGGCTGTCTAATTGGAGGCCTTCAGGCAGCAGTGGTCCTGGCCAGCCGGGCCAGCCAGGAGCTGGGACAATCCTCGCAGGAGCCTCAGGATTACAGCAGGTGCAGATGTCAGGAGCTCCGAGTCAGCAGCAGCCAATGCTCAGTGGGGTGCAGATGGCCCAAGCAGGTCAACCAG GGAAAATGCCAAGTGGAATAAAAACCAACATCAAGTCGGCTTCCATGCATCCCTACCAGCGGTGA